The following nucleotide sequence is from Nitrospirota bacterium.
ATCTTCTCGAACCAGTCAATACCGGTCAGTTCCTCGATGGTATAACCGGTAATTTTCTTCGCGGTATTGTTGAACATTTTTAGATGGCCTGAGGCGTCAAGCCCTATGATCATCACATTTGCCGATGAGATGAGTTGTTGAATGTATTCATAAGAATTACGCAGCTCCTCTTCCGATTGCCTGCGGACTTCCGCCTCCCGTTTTAACTTCCGCATCATATAGGCCATTGCGAACAGGAATGCCAGGCAGATAAACTCCAATATCCGCAGGCTCCGCTCAAGCGCCCCCGGGCCGTACCCGTTAAATTGCAGCATAATCCCGCTGCCCGGCGGATCCAGAGAAACCCGGTGGACCAGACTTTCATCCACTGTGCCCGTCGGCTGCATCTCCAAAAGTACCTTCCCCGAGGCATCCACCAGTCTGACATTATTTGTCTTGAGCGCTTGAGGGCTGACAAGAGAATGCAGCATCTTCTCGAAGGAATATATACCGCCGAACAAACCAAGAAAGACGTTATCATGAAAGATCGGCACCCATAACTCGAAGGCAAGCCCGCCCTGAATGACCTCGAACGGACGTGTGTAAACGGGCTGCCGCTTTTCCATGGCCAGACGGGAGGCGCGCTTCGGTTCCGGCAGGTTGAGTCTTAGTCCCACTACCTGCTTATTGGGAGCGATAGGCGCTACATCAGTAATAAGATAATCTGCATCCACCCAGTTAATACAAATCATTTCCGGGTGGTCCGTCACATAACGCGAGGCCCGCTCCTGAAATGACCGGGCAGTCATGGCCCCATCGCCGCCCTCTTTTGCCAGCATAAGCAAATAGTCCTCGTTCCCTTTCAGCCGCAGGCGTATACTCTCGGCGGTTGATTCTGCATTGCCGACAAGCTGGTTCTGTTTTGTCGTATAGGTGTTTTTCTGGATGAGCCAGAAGAGCGTTACGAAAAGGAATATTAGTGAACAGAGAAAAACCGCGGGACCGAACCATGAGGTGCGGCCTTTCGCCTGTTTATAGTCAGAAGTGACATCTGTTTTGGTGTTATCGGAAACTCCCATGGCAATATGTATCCCCAATTATAAAGATCAGCGGCATTAAGTCAAGAATCTGCGATAGAGTTGGCAGCAACTAAGATTCTAAAATAACAATCTCATTGTAAATTTATGACCCTCCCTTTATTCAATGCGTTGTCTAACTCTGCGATCTTTTCCTTCAGCTCTATCATCCGCAGTTCTCTGCCCACGAACAATTTATTTAAACGTTCCAGCTCCGCATTCTTCATTTCGAGCTCTGCTGTCCTTTCTTTCACCCGCTGCTCCAGTTCTTCATTGAGCTTGCGGATCTCTTCTTCCGCCTTTTTGCGTTCAGTGATATCACGGGTGATCGTCGAGGCGCCGACGATCCTGCCTTCCGTATCTTTAATAGGCGAAATGGTCAGCGATACGCTGATCATCTGGCCGTCCTTTCTTTTCCGCTCGGTCTCGTAATGTTCAATATACTCACCACGGCTGAGTTTATCGATAATTTGCAGCTCTTCTGCTTTGCGCTCATCGGGGAAGAGGATCGTTATGAGTTTACCGATAATTTCATTCTCACGGTAGCCGTATATTTTTTCCGCGCCGCGGTTCCAGCTTGTTATTTTCCCGTCAAGGGTCTTCCCTATGATCGCGTCACTGGAATATTGCACAATGGAGCTGAGAAGATGCGATACTTTCTCTGCCTGCATGCGCTCCGTGATATCGCGCGCGGCCGCAAATACTCCCACAATTTCTCCGGCCGCGTCCCGGTATACAGAGGCATTGTATAATACTGACGTTATATGCCCGTCCCTGTGCTGGATCTCCAGCGGATAGTCACGCACCTTGCCTTCCTGAAAGACCTTCCGGTATCCTGCACGGGCCTTCTCAGGCTCTGTGAAATATTCTGAGAAGTCAGCGCCGATCAACTTCTCCCTGACGTAACCTGTTACTGCCTCTGTCGCGGCATTCACATCGGTGATCTTGCCGTCCGGTCCGATAGTAACCAGCGGATCAAGGCTGGCCTCGATCAAGCTCCTGTTATAAGCTCCGGCCTCATGCATTAACTTTTCAGCCCGTCTGCGCTCTGTAATATCCAGATTGTATTCAATGACCTGGATGATATTCCCCCCGCTGTCAAAGACGGGATACCCGTGAATCTCTATAATTCTGGGAGTCCCATCCTTATCATAGTGTATGTGTTCGACGGTTTCTGATTTTCCCGTTTCTTTTATTTTCTTGATCACGCAAGGATGGTCTTTGTCATCGCACGGTTCTTTTTTCTGATGGCTTAATGCATAACACGTTGTCTTACCGGGAACTCTGATTGCCCGTGCCGCTGAATTTGCAAGCCTGACTGTATAATCATTAGCATCAATGACATAGAAGGGATGAGTCACTGCTTCAAGTATATTATTCAGGAGTTCATTTTGCTGCATGATCTGCTGCTCCGCCTTTTTGCGCTCAGTGACATCTTCAAGAGAAAAGACCAAAAATTCCACTTCATTTTGATTGTCTAAAAGGGGGGTCAGGTTCCAATTCCAGTAAGTCACGCCCCATTCGGGATGATCTGGATAGACAAAAGGTCTTGCGATTGTTTGATAAGGGGTTTTTGTCTCAACTACCTGTTCAAATATCGCCTTGGCATCTGAAGGGTAAAATTCGAAATGGTTGTGCCCGGGGAATTCCGAGACATCCCGTTGACCTGCTTTAGCATAAGCCTCGTTAACCCTGATGAAATTAAATTTTCTGTCGAGAATTACTAACGGAGTAATCGTGTGACTGAAAAAAGCTTCTAAAATCCTCGATTGTTCGATCAGTGTCTTCTCCGCTTTCTTGCGTTCCGTGATGTCCTGATTGACGATGATCGTTCCCATTATCTCATCCTGTTCATTCCTGATAGGCAGGGCGGAATTGAGAATGATCTTGCGGCTCCCGTCAAAACATTCGATCTCCACTTCCTCCTCGATAGATGTTTCTCCTTTTTCAATTGCCCGCGCAGCAGCCCATTCATCAGGCTCAATTTTCTTCCCGGTATCCAGCCACCAGCCTTTATACTCGCCGTATTTTTCAATTCCGATGTACCGGGCGCCCTCCCATATCCTTTTGCTTGCTGAATTGCCTTGCACGATATTGCCGTCCTTGTCCGTTATCCAGACACCAACGGGCAATATCTCAAGGACTTTCCGCAGCAGCTCTTCGCTCTGTCCGGGTTCGCCCTCTGCGTTTTTGTCTTGTGACATATTCAGCCCTCCGATTAAATGTTATCTTATTTAATCCCGTTGTCAATCTTCATTTATTTATATTGAAATTACAGGGGTGCGAAGGTGGATACGTCCCGGGAAGTCTCCGAAAATGTGCAAGGGAGACGATAAGTATGCCTCAGATATTTCTTTTGATTAGTAAAGACTTGAGAGCAGCCGAATCAGAAACAGGCTCGTAGCAAACATTTTTCTTGCAGGGGACAACATAACCTTTATCATCTCCGTAAACAATAATTTTATGCGGGTTGGGTGATGATAAAGCGGCGGATGACAGGTCGGATGACGCCGGCGTATTGAGCGTGAGTTTGACTGAATTAAAGAAGGCGTCAAGAGCGCAGAAATAATATCCTGAATGAATGCCGATATTCTTTGCCTTTGACGAAAATAATTTTAAAGCCTTTTCCGCATAGCGAAGATACCCGTCATTATTAATCATGAAGGACAGCTTGAGCATCTGTATTATAAGAATTGAATTCGCCGATGGGTGCGGTATGTCCTCAATGCCTTTTATCTTCATTCCGAGAAGGTGCTCATCCGTATCAAAAAAACCGCCATCTTCACTGTCCCATAAATTTTCCATGCACAATTTCATGAGTCCATCCGCCTGCTTAAGGTATGAGGCTTTGCCTGTAACTTCATATGCTGAGATCAGGGCGTCTATAATATATGCGTAGTCATCCAGCAGGGCTTTTACCCCTTCAGTGTGGAAGAGCCTGTTTTCAATAAAGCGCAGCTTCATTATTTTCTCAAGGCTCTTAAGTGCGAATTCCTTCAGACTATCGTCTTTGAACACCTTATAACCAAGTAAAAAAGCAGATATCAGCATCCCGTTTACTGACGTGTAGAATGTCTTATCGATAAAAGGTGTCTGCCTCTGATTTCTTTCTTTAAGCAATTTTGATTTCCCGCTTTTGATTATCGCTGAAACTTCCTTTACGTCCTTTCCGGTTTTTCCGGCAATTTCTTCTGCGCCCATTGCGACAAACAAAACTTTCTTGGATTCGTCATGATGCATCGCCCCGGCGTCGTTCATCCAATAAAGGGAGAGCACCTTGTACTCTTCGTCATTGAGCGTTTTCCTGAACTCATCGTCCGTCCATGTAAAATATCCGCCTTCATCAGCAGGAGTGACATCGGCATCCTGGCTGACATAAAATCCGCCGTCGGGATTTGACAGAACGTCACGGATGAAATTAAGCGTCCCCTTTGCAACCTCGCTGAAAAGCCCATCACCAAAAACAGAATACGCGTTTATGTAATTCCTGAGAAGCCATGCGTTGTCGTCCGACATTTTTTCAAAGTGCGGGATTATCCAGGCCTTGTCGGTTGAATACCTGTGAAACCCTCCGCCGGTCTGATCGTAAAATCCGCCAAGCGCCATTGCTTCGAGAGTTTTCCTGACAGTGTATCCTGCGGATTCATTATTAGACAGGACATATCTGCCGAGAAGAAACTCCAATGCGCCGGGCATCGGGAATTTCGGCGCAGTGCCAAAGCCCCCATTCTGCGGGTCGAATTCAGAGAGCATGTCCGTCACTTCGCCGTCAAGGAGGGACTCGTTTATGTCGCCTGCCAATACCGGCGCGGTTTTTAAAGCGTTCATCAGCTTCTCAGTGTATTCGGAGATATCGTCTTTCTGCCTCCGGTAAAGCTCATCGACCGCCCTCAATACTTTTTTGAAGCTTGGCCTGCCGAGTTTTTCTTCAGCCGGGAAATACGTCCCGCCGAAAAAAGGGACTTTGTCCGGAGTGAGAAAGACGCTGAGAGGCCATCCGCCGCCTGAGCCCATTGCCGCGACCGCGATCTGGTATCTCCTGTCTATGTCCGGGCGTTCGTCCCTGTCGAGTTTTATGCTTATGAAATTATCATTAAGGAGTCCGGCGATCTCGTCATCATAAAAACATTCCTCCGCCATCACATGACACCAGTGGCACCATACTGCGCCGGAGCTTAAAAATATTGGTTTGTCTTCAAGCCTTGCCTTCTCAAAAGGCTCCTCAGACCATGGATACCACTCGATCTTTTGGCTGGCGGAATGTTTCAGGTAAGCGGACTTTTCTTTGGAGAGCCTGTTCATCGCAGATTTTCTTCAACAAGTAAAACCACTGAGGCACGGTGGCACAGAGGAATTTGCAATAAAAAAGTCCTGTTCTTTTCTCAGTGTCTCAGTGACTCCGTGGTTTTAAAAACGTCAGATTACCACTACCGAATCTTCAGTTCCGAAATCATTGGGAATATATTTATCTGCAAACCAGTCGTTTTCCCAGTGGTTGGAGTCAATGAGATACCTGAACCTGTATTCCCTGTTGCAGGGGAGGTCAAGGGTCAGCGTAAAGTCGCCATTCTTGAGTTTCTTCATCTGGTTCTCGGTAAGGTTCCAGTTGTTGAAATCTCCTACAACTGTGACCATCTGGGCCCCGTGCGCCGCTTCTTTAGGCAGGCGGAATGAGACCTTGCAGATGCTTTCTGATTTTGAATACTGCTTTTTCAGGCTCTTTGGTTCTGCTGCCTTCCTGGGTTTTGCAGATGATGTCTTTTTGGCAGGCGCGGACAATGTGGCGCTGTATGCTTTCTTTTCTATTGCTTTTTTCATTATACCCCTCCTTCAAGGTCTACAAATTCTGTATATCGTATATTTAAAATGCGTTCTATGCGCTTATGTTAACTTTGCACTTTTATCATTATACTTCCTGTTGAACAAATTTCCAAGTCTTAATCCAGACATCAATATGATATTAACAGCTAAGACAATATCAATGCAGGCATTCTCACCGTTTCAGATATGAAATAACTTCTTCCGACGGTTTGGGAAGCCCCGCGATCTTCCATGCCTTGACAGGATCAATGAAATCTTCATTGACACAGTCTTTGGGCTGATGCACATTTTTGCAGACAGCGCCCAGGATGGGAAAGGCCTTGAACTTCGTATAATATTCCCTCATGAATTTTATAATCTCCAGCCTGTCTTTTGAAAGCTCTTCAATGCCTTCATGCTCAGCCAGGCCACACGCTGTTTTTTCACTCCAGTCGTCAAAATTTAAAAGATATCCTTCTTCGTCAAGCTTGATTTTTACTCCGCCGTATTCAATTACGGGCATTTTGCACCTCCTGAAAATTATTTTAACAATTCAAAGTTCTTAACAAACTCTGCTATCTTTATGCCAAGATATATGCACTTTATTCCGTCCATGCATTCATCAGCATCTTTCTTTTCAATATGGGTTGTCAGTTCATGCGCGTCCTTCTTCAGTTTGACGTCATACATTTTCAATTCACGGTTAAAATCAAGACTGACAGTGATGCCATGCTCCTGAAGCTCAGGATACATCTCCATGATCGTGTCTTTCAGCGCAACATTTGTGTAACCCATTTACCCTCCTCTAATAGCTATCAGCTAACAGCCATTAGCTGTCAGCTATTTGTTACGCCCAGGGCGTGCCTCCATCGACGATGCTGTGCTCTTCCCACATAAACCAGCTGCCTGTGTCAGAAAGGAAAAAATATGTGTTTGCGAAGATATCGTAATGCTGCTGCTCTTCTTTAATCAGTCTCTCAAACAGATCTTTTTCCTTTCCGGTCTTCGCACCCTCGACGGACTTTCTGTAAAACTCGACGCCTTCCTTCTCCATACCCATCGCGATCTTGAAGGCCTCAAGCTCGTCTGTGGTCGCCTCAACCTTGTGCAGCATTTCGTCCTTCATCTCTTCAAACACAGTTTTTATTTTTTTCATGGGGCTTACATCACTGGATTTTATATCCAGCCCCTTCATTATCTGCGAGAGGACCTCAAGGTGTCTCTTCTCGTCTTCCCTTACAGACAGGAACATCTTTTTCCCGACAGCGTGGGCCATTTTATCAGCCGCTTCCTGGTAAAACTTTATTGCGTCCGTTTCCATCTTAATGGCAATCTCTATAGCGTTCATATTGTGTTTCCCCTTTCATCGAGATAAACAAGTTTGCCGAACAATGTCCGTATTCTCAAATTTAATATACCTTCACGAGTTTCAGTCTCAGGTCTTTTAGATGATCAACGTGCTTCATTTCCTGTGCCATCATCTCCTCAAAGACGACTTTCGCGTTTGTGTCTTTTGCGCTTTGGGACAGCTTGCGGTAAAGATTATAAGCCTTGCCCTCTATTTCCATTGCTAACGTGAGCGCCGCTCTTTCGTCCTTTATCTGATACTTCTCGATCTTTGCCTCAAGGTCTTTTACCGGAATGCCGGCTTCAGTCATAGGGGCCCCGGTCCTTTTATTAAACTCCTCGAAACTTCTTAGCTCAATGTCGCCGTTTACCGACTGGTACAAAGACTGGATAAAGTCCATATGCTTCTGCTCCCAGTCGGAAAGCTCTTTGAATGTTTTTTTGGCATCGCCGCTGACCGACTTGTCGGATGCATGGGCATAGAATTCCTTTGTCCCCTTCTCCATCAGGAAGGCTTCAATAAGCGAGTTAAGCAAGTCCTCTTTCCCGGTTATCATTATTATTTTATTCTCCCTTCCGCCGCGTTCCAGTCAATGTTCTTGAAGAATGCTTCAATGTAGTCCGCCCTTTTCAGGCCGTAATCAATCATAAAGGCGTGTTCAAAAACATCCATTATCAGGACGAGTTTACAGCCTGCCGGATGCGAGACATCGTGCTCGTTTATCCAGAAGTTGATGAGCCTGCCGCTGGCGGAGTCCTGGTAAAGCGCAATCCATCCGATTCCCCTCATCGCGCCGGTCGCGCGGAAATCCTTTTCCCACGCTTCATAGCTGCCGAAATCCTGGGCCATCTTTTTGGCAAGCGCGCCGTTCTTGTTGATCTCGTCTTTGCCGCCGAGGTTTTCAAAGTAATACTCGTGCAGCCTCATGCCGTTAAATTCCCAGCCGAGCCTCCTCTTTAATTCAGCAAACTCCGGGGTCCCGGTCTTGCCGTCTTTCAGCATCTGGTCCAGCGTGTCAAGCACCTTGTTGGTATTGGTCACGTAACCCTGATAAAGTGTGAAGTGGTTTTTCAAAAGTGTTTCACTGAACCCCTGCATCCCTAAAAGCTTGCCGTAGTCTTTAGCAGTATATGGCATTTTTATTCCTCCTTTTTGATTTTATAAATTTATTATGTTGAGCGGGAATCCGGTCTTTGTAGAGACGCCATTGAATGGCGTCTCTACCAGATGCCCGATTACTGACCCCCGATTAAGAAATTCGAGGGCAGGCTTCGGGCATGACGAAATCATGACGGACCCCTTTCTCAGTCATTTTGCTGTGTCCTTAAATGCAGATCATACAACGCCTTGCCCGTGAAGAAATCCGCCCATGCGATCCCGATGTCCGGGAGGGTCGACTTCATAAACCAGTCCCTGAAAGGGGCGGACCTTGAAGTAAGCTCCGCAATGCTGAAATGCGCCATGAACACAGTGCCGTATATAACAATTATCCCGTTAAAGAGATAAGCGTAAGCAACAGTCTTTCTTGACATAAAAAGCGCGGTTACCGCGATGACGTCAATTAACGGGAATATAAAAGAAAGAAATCTCGTTCCGTCAAAGCTGAGTGTTTTAGTGACCGGGTCCGCCACCATGAAATTGTGGATCCTGTAATGAAGCATAAGCCCCGACAAAGCTAAAACAAAAAGCGATATTAACAGCGCCCTTTTTGTATACATATTGTCCTTAAAATTTAAATTTTGCCAAATGGCCTAAATAAAAAGTCAGGCTTATCATTATGATGTGGAGTATCCACCACCCGGGTTTATATCTCATGAAATATTTCAGCATGTCATCGCCACAAAAGATGCCCCAGCGTATAAACTGCCGCTATTGCCGCAAGGTGGACCAGCCACCATCCCGGAGTCAGAAATCCTATCCTGGCTGACAATTTTCTTTGCTCCATTCAGCGCTCCTTATTTTTCAAAGCTGAAATTATATCCATCACTGCTCTTATTAATTGTATCAAAATAATATTTACAAACTGTCGGCCCTTGTCCGTCATGCCCGAAGTTCTTAATCGGGCATCCAGAGACTAAAACTACTGGATTCCCGCTAAAGACATGCGGGAATGACGCCTCTGGAATGTACAGTCTATTATGAAAACCTTTATAATTTCAATCATTGTTTCAGAATTAAGCTTACTGATTTGTTAAAATCATAGGCATTAATATAGTGGTCACCCATGTTATAGATCATAACAATCAT
It contains:
- a CDS encoding thioredoxin domain-containing protein, which codes for MNRLSKEKSAYLKHSASQKIEWYPWSEEPFEKARLEDKPIFLSSGAVWCHWCHVMAEECFYDDEIAGLLNDNFISIKLDRDERPDIDRRYQIAVAAMGSGGGWPLSVFLTPDKVPFFGGTYFPAEEKLGRPSFKKVLRAVDELYRRQKDDISEYTEKLMNALKTAPVLAGDINESLLDGEVTDMLSEFDPQNGGFGTAPKFPMPGALEFLLGRYVLSNNESAGYTVRKTLEAMALGGFYDQTGGGFHRYSTDKAWIIPHFEKMSDDNAWLLRNYINAYSVFGDGLFSEVAKGTLNFIRDVLSNPDGGFYVSQDADVTPADEGGYFTWTDDEFRKTLNDEEYKVLSLYWMNDAGAMHHDESKKVLFVAMGAEEIAGKTGKDVKEVSAIIKSGKSKLLKERNQRQTPFIDKTFYTSVNGMLISAFLLGYKVFKDDSLKEFALKSLEKIMKLRFIENRLFHTEGVKALLDDYAYIIDALISAYEVTGKASYLKQADGLMKLCMENLWDSEDGGFFDTDEHLLGMKIKGIEDIPHPSANSILIIQMLKLSFMINNDGYLRYAEKALKLFSSKAKNIGIHSGYYFCALDAFFNSVKLTLNTPASSDLSSAALSSPNPHKIIVYGDDKGYVVPCKKNVCYEPVSDSAALKSLLIKRNI
- a CDS encoding isoamylase early set domain-containing protein; this translates as MKKAIEKKAYSATLSAPAKKTSSAKPRKAAEPKSLKKQYSKSESICKVSFRLPKEAAHGAQMVTVVGDFNNWNLTENQMKKLKNGDFTLTLDLPCNREYRFRYLIDSNHWENDWFADKYIPNDFGTEDSVVVI
- a CDS encoding superoxide dismutase — protein: MPYTAKDYGKLLGMQGFSETLLKNHFTLYQGYVTNTNKVLDTLDQMLKDGKTGTPEFAELKRRLGWEFNGMRLHEYYFENLGGKDEINKNGALAKKMAQDFGSYEAWEKDFRATGAMRGIGWIALYQDSASGRLINFWINEHDVSHPAGCKLVLIMDVFEHAFMIDYGLKRADYIEAFFKNIDWNAAEGRIK
- a CDS encoding ferritin family protein; amino-acid sequence: MITGKEDLLNSLIEAFLMEKGTKEFYAHASDKSVSGDAKKTFKELSDWEQKHMDFIQSLYQSVNGDIELRSFEEFNKRTGAPMTEAGIPVKDLEAKIEKYQIKDERAALTLAMEIEGKAYNLYRKLSQSAKDTNAKVVFEEMMAQEMKHVDHLKDLRLKLVKVY
- a CDS encoding TusE/DsrC/DsvC family sulfur relay protein, producing the protein MPVIEYGGVKIKLDEEGYLLNFDDWSEKTACGLAEHEGIEELSKDRLEIIKFMREYYTKFKAFPILGAVCKNVHQPKDCVNEDFIDPVKAWKIAGLPKPSEEVISYLKR
- a CDS encoding ferritin family protein: MNAIEIAIKMETDAIKFYQEAADKMAHAVGKKMFLSVREDEKRHLEVLSQIMKGLDIKSSDVSPMKKIKTVFEEMKDEMLHKVEATTDELEAFKIAMGMEKEGVEFYRKSVEGAKTGKEKDLFERLIKEEQQHYDIFANTYFFLSDTGSWFMWEEHSIVDGGTPWA
- a CDS encoding PAS domain S-box protein yields the protein MSQDKNAEGEPGQSEELLRKVLEILPVGVWITDKDGNIVQGNSASKRIWEGARYIGIEKYGEYKGWWLDTGKKIEPDEWAAARAIEKGETSIEEEVEIECFDGSRKIILNSALPIRNEQDEIMGTIIVNQDITERKKAEKTLIEQSRILEAFFSHTITPLVILDRKFNFIRVNEAYAKAGQRDVSEFPGHNHFEFYPSDAKAIFEQVVETKTPYQTIARPFVYPDHPEWGVTYWNWNLTPLLDNQNEVEFLVFSLEDVTERKKAEQQIMQQNELLNNILEAVTHPFYVIDANDYTVRLANSAARAIRVPGKTTCYALSHQKKEPCDDKDHPCVIKKIKETGKSETVEHIHYDKDGTPRIIEIHGYPVFDSGGNIIQVIEYNLDITERRRAEKLMHEAGAYNRSLIEASLDPLVTIGPDGKITDVNAATEAVTGYVREKLIGADFSEYFTEPEKARAGYRKVFQEGKVRDYPLEIQHRDGHITSVLYNASVYRDAAGEIVGVFAAARDITERMQAEKVSHLLSSIVQYSSDAIIGKTLDGKITSWNRGAEKIYGYRENEIIGKLITILFPDERKAEELQIIDKLSRGEYIEHYETERKRKDGQMISVSLTISPIKDTEGRIVGASTITRDITERKKAEEEIRKLNEELEQRVKERTAELEMKNAELERLNKLFVGRELRMIELKEKIAELDNALNKGRVINLQ